A single Klebsiella variicola DNA region contains:
- a CDS encoding sugar porter family MFS transporter: protein MTSISNDSALTPRTQRDTRRMNWFVSIAAAVAGLLFGLDIGVISGALPFITDHFTLSSQLQEWVVSSMMLGAAIGALFNGWLSFRLGRKYSLMAGAVLFVAGSIGSAFAASVEVLLIARVVLGVAVGIASYTAPLYLSEMASENVRGKMISMYQLMVTLGIVLAFLSDTAFSYSGNWRAMLGVLALPAVILIILVVFLPNSPRWLAEKGRHIEAEEVLRMLRDTSEKARDELNEIRESLKLKQGGWALFKVNRNVRRAVFLGMLLQAMQQFTGMNIIMYYAPRIFKMAGFTTTEQQMIATLVVGLTFMFATFIAVFTVDKAGRKPALKIGFSVMALGTLVLGYCLMQFDNGTASSGLSWLSVGMTMMCIAGYAMSAAPVVWILCSEIQPLKCRDFGITCSTTTNWVSNMIIGATFLTLLDAIGAAGTFWLYTVLNVAFIGVTFWLIPETKNVTLEHIERNLMAGEKLRNIGNR, encoded by the coding sequence ATGACTTCAATCAGTAACGACTCTGCATTAACGCCGCGGACACAACGTGACACCCGGCGGATGAACTGGTTTGTTTCTATCGCTGCGGCGGTAGCGGGGTTGCTCTTTGGCCTGGATATCGGCGTGATATCCGGGGCGCTGCCCTTTATTACCGACCACTTCACCTTATCCAGCCAGCTTCAGGAGTGGGTGGTCAGCAGTATGATGTTGGGGGCGGCGATCGGTGCGCTGTTTAACGGCTGGCTGTCGTTCCGCCTCGGCCGTAAATACAGCCTGATGGCGGGGGCTGTGCTCTTTGTTGCCGGCTCTATCGGCTCCGCTTTTGCCGCCAGCGTGGAGGTGCTGCTGATAGCCCGCGTGGTGTTGGGGGTGGCCGTCGGGATCGCTTCCTATACCGCGCCGTTGTACCTCTCCGAGATGGCCAGTGAGAACGTGCGCGGGAAAATGATCAGTATGTACCAGCTGATGGTGACCCTCGGCATTGTGCTGGCGTTTCTTTCCGATACCGCCTTTAGCTACAGCGGTAACTGGCGCGCCATGTTAGGCGTGCTGGCGCTGCCGGCGGTGATCCTGATTATTCTGGTCGTCTTTTTGCCGAACAGCCCGCGCTGGCTGGCGGAGAAAGGACGCCATATCGAAGCGGAAGAGGTGCTGCGGATGCTGCGCGATACCTCGGAAAAGGCGCGCGACGAGCTTAACGAGATCCGTGAGAGCCTGAAGCTGAAGCAGGGCGGCTGGGCGTTGTTTAAGGTCAATCGTAACGTGCGCCGGGCGGTGTTCCTTGGCATGCTGCTGCAGGCGATGCAGCAGTTCACCGGCATGAACATCATCATGTACTACGCGCCGCGTATCTTTAAAATGGCGGGCTTTACCACTACCGAACAGCAGATGATCGCCACTCTGGTGGTGGGCCTGACCTTTATGTTTGCCACCTTTATTGCGGTGTTCACGGTGGATAAAGCGGGTCGTAAGCCGGCGCTAAAAATCGGCTTTAGCGTGATGGCGCTGGGCACCCTGGTGCTGGGTTACTGCCTGATGCAGTTCGACAATGGCACCGCCTCCAGCGGTCTCTCCTGGCTTTCCGTCGGCATGACCATGATGTGTATTGCCGGGTATGCGATGAGCGCGGCGCCGGTGGTGTGGATCCTCTGCTCCGAGATCCAGCCGCTGAAATGCCGCGATTTCGGTATCACCTGCTCGACCACCACCAACTGGGTGTCGAACATGATCATCGGCGCCACCTTCCTGACGCTGCTTGACGCGATTGGCGCCGCCGGTACCTTCTGGCTCTACACGGTGCTCAACGTGGCCTTTATCGGCGTCACCTTCTGGCTGATCCCGGAAACCAAGAATGTCACCCTCGAGCACATTGAGCGCAACCTGATGGCGGGCGAGAAGCTGCGCAACATCGGTAACCGTTAA
- a CDS encoding LacI family DNA-binding transcriptional regulator yields the protein MASLKDVAKLANVSLMTVSRALNTPERLKPETLARVQAAIAETNYVPDLSAKKIRGARATPSTIGVLALDTVTTPFSVEITLSIEETARAHGWNSFVVNMFSDDSPEAVVDLLLSHRPDGIIFTTMGLRQVPLPDKLLTLPCVLANCESLSQPVASYIPDDEQGQYDAVKALLAAGYRHPLCLHLPASQLATIRRRQGLERACREAGIEPDHLIHSYMGQGDEHYHDIPAVVLAHIREGKPGFDSVICGNDRIAFMVYQTLLGQGLRIPQDVAVVGYDNMVGIGDLFLPPLSTVQLPHYDIGRLSALHIIHGDNHRETRKVASPWLPRASH from the coding sequence ATGGCGTCCCTGAAAGATGTAGCAAAACTGGCGAATGTATCTCTGATGACCGTCTCGCGGGCGCTGAACACCCCGGAGCGGCTCAAGCCGGAGACCCTGGCCCGCGTGCAGGCCGCCATCGCCGAGACCAACTACGTCCCCGACCTGTCGGCGAAGAAGATCCGCGGGGCGCGCGCCACCCCCAGCACCATCGGCGTGCTGGCGCTGGATACCGTCACCACACCCTTTTCGGTGGAGATCACCCTCTCGATCGAAGAGACCGCCCGCGCCCACGGCTGGAACAGCTTTGTGGTCAACATGTTTTCGGACGATAGTCCGGAAGCGGTGGTCGACCTGCTCCTCTCCCACCGTCCGGACGGCATTATCTTTACCACCATGGGGCTGCGCCAGGTGCCGCTGCCGGACAAACTGCTGACTCTGCCCTGCGTGCTGGCCAACTGCGAAAGCCTCAGCCAGCCGGTGGCCAGCTATATCCCGGACGATGAACAGGGCCAGTACGACGCGGTGAAAGCCCTGCTTGCCGCTGGCTATCGTCATCCGCTGTGCCTGCACTTACCCGCCAGCCAGCTGGCGACGATCCGCCGCCGCCAGGGGCTGGAGCGCGCCTGCCGGGAGGCGGGTATCGAACCGGACCATCTGATCCATTCGTATATGGGCCAGGGCGATGAGCATTACCACGATATCCCGGCGGTGGTGCTGGCGCATATCCGCGAGGGTAAACCTGGCTTTGACTCGGTGATCTGCGGCAACGATCGCATCGCGTTTATGGTCTATCAGACGCTGCTGGGTCAGGGGTTACGCATTCCCCAGGACGTGGCGGTGGTGGGATACGACAATATGGTGGGCATTGGCGATCTGTTTCTGCCGCCGCTTTCCACGGTGCAGCTGCCGCACTACGACATCGGGCGCCTGAGCGCCCTGCATATCATTCACGGCGACAACCATCGGGAGACGCGCAAAGTCGCCAGCCCGTGGTTGCCGCGCGCCTCACATTAA
- a CDS encoding MFS transporter: MMKAHHSHSYPLLSALLFFFFVTWSSSGSLLSIWLHQEVGLKAGDTGIIYAVLSVSALFAQVCYGFIQDKLGLRKHLLWYITALLILSGPAYLLFGHLLKINVLLGSIFGGIYIGLTFNGGIGVLESYTERVARQSQFEFGRARMWGSLGWAVATFFAGLLFNINPQLNFLVASCSGLVFFILLARLRVSSAPHAMQEAVSGGKVTLEDALRLLTLPRFWALVFFVIGTCIYGVYDQQFPVYFSSQFATLQEGNEMYGYLNSFQVFLEAAGMFCAPWLVNRIGAKNGLIFAGMVMAMRMVASGLVEGPLLISITKLLHAVELPILLVAIFKYNSINFDKRLSSTLYLVGFACTSSIIASVLSPLAGYSYEKYGFAQSYLIMGLLVFCTTFISIFLLRSGKSSADPLVSQPTAI; the protein is encoded by the coding sequence ATGATGAAAGCGCATCACTCACACAGCTACCCGTTGCTCAGTGCCTTACTGTTTTTCTTTTTCGTGACCTGGTCGTCATCCGGCTCCTTGCTCTCTATCTGGCTTCACCAGGAGGTTGGGTTAAAGGCTGGCGATACCGGTATTATCTATGCCGTACTGTCGGTTTCCGCGCTGTTTGCGCAAGTTTGCTATGGCTTCATTCAGGACAAACTGGGGCTGCGCAAACATCTGCTCTGGTATATCACCGCGCTGCTGATCCTCTCCGGTCCGGCGTATCTGCTGTTCGGCCACCTGCTGAAGATTAACGTCCTGTTGGGCAGCATCTTCGGCGGGATCTACATCGGCCTGACCTTTAACGGCGGCATTGGCGTGCTGGAATCCTACACCGAGCGCGTGGCGCGTCAGAGCCAGTTTGAATTCGGCAGGGCACGGATGTGGGGCTCGCTCGGCTGGGCGGTGGCCACCTTCTTCGCCGGCCTGCTGTTTAATATCAATCCGCAGCTTAATTTCCTCGTCGCCAGTTGCTCAGGGCTGGTGTTCTTTATCCTGCTGGCGCGGCTGCGGGTCTCCTCGGCGCCGCATGCGATGCAGGAGGCGGTATCGGGCGGTAAGGTGACGCTGGAAGATGCGCTGCGCCTGCTGACGCTGCCGCGGTTCTGGGCGCTGGTCTTTTTCGTCATCGGCACCTGCATCTACGGCGTCTATGACCAGCAGTTCCCGGTCTATTTCTCATCGCAGTTCGCGACCCTGCAGGAAGGCAATGAGATGTATGGTTATCTCAACTCCTTCCAGGTGTTCCTCGAGGCGGCCGGCATGTTCTGCGCGCCGTGGCTGGTGAACCGTATCGGCGCCAAGAACGGTCTGATTTTCGCCGGCATGGTGATGGCGATGCGCATGGTGGCCTCTGGCCTGGTGGAGGGGCCGCTGCTGATCTCCATTACCAAACTGCTGCACGCGGTGGAGCTGCCGATACTGCTGGTGGCTATCTTTAAGTACAACAGCATCAACTTTGATAAACGCCTCTCCTCCACCCTCTATCTGGTGGGTTTCGCCTGCACCAGCTCGATCATTGCCAGCGTCTTGTCGCCGCTGGCGGGCTACAGCTATGAAAAATATGGCTTCGCCCAGTCCTATCTGATCATGGGCCTGCTGGTGTTCTGCACCACCT